From the Bacteroidota bacterium genome, the window CCTCTTTATTCATAGTAAAGGTTGCGCCTGATTTTCCCATACCTTCAAATTCCATTTCCATTACAACAACCGTATTGGGTGTGCTTTGTACGATGGTCATTTTACCATTCCCTACATCGCTTTTATTACTACGCCAGGTATATCCTTGGCCTAACCCTTTTTCGGCACCAAAAAAGTCCATTTGTATGGCCGGGTCTTTTTTAGCCCAAGGCATCCAGGAAACAAAATTTTTAAGGTTGTTAATCTTGTCAAATATCAAGGAATCTGATGCATTAATTACAATGGATCGTTCAACATGTGATTTTGAAGATAAAAAGAAGGAGCCGGTAATAAGCAGAACCACTAGTACAAGCAATGCAATTCCAATTTTTTTAAGTGTTTTCATTTTAGAGGGGTTTGGTTAGATTTTCAAAATTAAAGTTTTTTCTAAAATAACAAGTGCAACTTTTCAAGTAACATTTGCTGCATTTGAGGATGAAGTAAAATAACTTTGATAAGCTTGTACATGAATGTTTAAACAGCACATTATTTATTAGATTTTAAACTCTTGATTTTATAAACCTTTTCTAAATTTGCCATGCATAAAAAAATAAAACTATGAAGACAAATCATGAAATAGATTATAAAATTTTAGGTGAAGAAATGCAATCTGTTGAAATTGAGTTAGACCCTCAAGAAACGGTGGTTGCCGAATCGGGTAGCTTTATGATGATGGACAATGAAATTCAAATGGAAACCATATTTGGTGATGGATCACAAAGTGCAGGAGGTGGTTTTATGAA encodes:
- a CDS encoding SRPBCC family protein, coding for MKTLKKIGIALLVLVVLLITGSFFLSSKSHVERSIVINASDSLIFDKINNLKNFVSWMPWAKKDPAIQMDFFGAEKGLGQGYTWRSNKSDVGNGKMTIVQSTPNTVVVMEMEFEGMGKSGATFTMNKEAEGTKITWALDSNGEGMPAMLTVPHKYMSLFMDKMVGPDFELGLNNLKAACEAN